The sequence CCTTCCCGGAAGGCGGCTCGTGGGTGATGCGATTCCGGCTGCCGGCGGAACTGGCCCCGTTCTTCATCGAGAAGGGCTCGGTGGCCATCGACGGCATCAGCCTCACGGTGAACTCCGTGGAGGCGGACCGCTTCAGCGTGCAACTCATCCCCGAGACGCAGGAGCGCACCACCCTGAAGGGCAAGGCCGCGGGCGCGCGGGTGAACCTGGAGGCGGACCAGATTGGCAAGTACGTGGCCCGGCTCTTCGCCCTCCAGCGGGGGCAGGGGGCACCCGGGGGCGGTGGGCTGACGGCGGCGGCCGTCCGGGCAGCGGGCTTCGGCACGCCGTAGCCCGCGACGCCGGGACGCGGGTGGTGTAGGAAGCGCCGCATGCCTCGCTATTTCGACGGTGACTTCCTTCCCCCCAAGGGGCGCTTCGCCATCTGCGTGGCCCGCTTCAACGGCTTCATCACCGAGGAGCTGGCCAAGGGCGCCGTGGACACCCTGGTTCGCCACGGCGTCGCGGACGCCGACATCGACGTGTACCGCTGCCCCGGTACCTATGAGCTTC comes from Pyxidicoccus parkwaysis and encodes:
- a CDS encoding riboflavin synthase, translating into MFTGLIQDLGRVERVIPGGMTDLWIRTSLGAEKFDLGESIAVDGACLTVVERSGDTFKVQAAPETLRRTTLGAVQPGSRVNLERALALGDRLGGHLVSGHVDAVSEVLETFPEGGSWVMRFRLPAELAPFFIEKGSVAIDGISLTVNSVEADRFSVQLIPETQERTTLKGKAAGARVNLEADQIGKYVARLFALQRGQGAPGGGGLTAAAVRAAGFGTP